tcagatagaacatagaataattacagcacaattcaggcccttcatgAGTTTGTGGTTGACACCAAAACtgatggatagtgaagaaggttatgtaCTTCAAGatcaagatcaactgggaaagtgggcaaaggagtagcagatggaatttaactcagacaaatgcgaggtgttgcattttgataagttaaaccagagtaggacttgcacCGTAAATGGCATTGCCCTGGAGAgctagaggtacaagtacatagttctctaaaagtggcgacacaggtatagggtggtgaagaagttgtttggcacacttgccttcatcggtcaggggaTTAAGTAGAGACCTTGGATATTGTGTTACaaatacaagacattggtgagtattacatgcagttccagttgcctagctataggaaagatgtcagaaaggattcataaggatgttagcaggactggagggcttgagtggtaaagagagactggataggctgggactgtgttccctggagtgtaggaggccgagGATTAGGGTTAGGATTATCCCCTAATCCTTGTAGAGATatttaggggcatagataaggtgaatgatcacagtctttttcccagggtagggagtcgaaaactagagaacatagatttaaggtgagagaggaaagatttaaaaggatctgaggggcaatttttccacacaaacagtgatgggtgtgtgcatcgagctgccagaggaggtggtagaggcaggtacacttacaatgtttaaaagacatttgcacaggtacttggataggaaaggtttatagggatatgggactggctcaggtagacaacctggtcagcatggatgagttgggctgaagggactgtttccatgctgtacagctctatgactccacaatAATCTGTTAGTTttactaattacttgctgtacctgcacactagccagttctgaatcatgcactaggacacccagatccctctgcatctctgaGCTCTgcgatctctcaccatttacataatattttatttttccctccaacATGGACAACTACACATTGTCTCACATTATACACCATTTGCCAGGttattgcccactcacttaatggATCTACGTAATCTGTAGCTCCTGTGTCCTCTTCGCCATTTATTTTCCTACCAAcacttgtgtcatctgcaaattcagCATCCGTACCTTTGGTGCCTTTTATCTGTCACATATATAAATCGTATTTGCATTAGTTGTATTTACATATTAATTAAGGAACCATTTTCCTAATTTCTGAAATGTTAATAGTGACTTGCACCTTGATGATGCTGTGAAATGATAAACCATCTGCTGGATTGAGTTTTACCGTTCACTTTGCTACAGGCTATTAGCTGTCTGAAGCGAGCTAATTATCTTGCTCCCTTTGACTGGAAGATTCTGTATAACCTGGGCTTGGTGCACCTGACAATGCAGCAATACGCATCGGCATTCCATTTCCTGAGCGCGGCCATCAACATTCACTCGAAGATGGGGGAGTTGTACATGCTGCTGGCTGGTGAGTGTTCATCCAGCCAGGGGACTGACTGACCCTGGCCATCCTTAACTCTGACACTGTGCAAGCATGATAACtcatcacacacaccccctcctttcgtttctccttccacctcccccactatacctcctctccacccccactgattccccaccctcacacctccaccacccctctgGAAACATGGCTCCTTTGTGGTTTGGACACAGGGTAATACCTGCTCCCACTTCCAGGACCTCTGATGTATGTGGATGAGATGGCAAAATGAGTGttgaaagaaacagaagcaggagtgggccattctgcccctcgCCCTGCTCCTACATTCAGTaaggtcaaggctgatctttATAGTGCAGCAACCTGGGCGGGCTGTGTATCTCTGTCGGAGGGCCGTGTTGTACAGCCCATATCTCTGTCAGAGGGCTGCGTTGTACAGCCCAGGCGGGCTGTGTATCTCTATCTCTGTCGGAGAGCCGCACTGTATGGACTGGGCGGGCTGTGTATCTCTGTCGGAGGGCCGCATTGTACGGTACGGGCAGGCTGTGTACCTCTGTCGGAGGGCCATATTACAGCCCGGGCGGGCTGTGTATCTCTATCTCTGTCGGAGGGCTGCGTTGTACGGTAAGGGCAGGCTGTGTACCTCTGTCGGAGGGCCATATTACAGCCCGGGTGGGCTGGTAGATGTTAAGTATTCGCTTCACCCTCTCACATGCTTTGGTAAATGAGTCAACGAGCTTGTCCTCCGAACATGAAAGTGCTCAATCACAGTTGCACAGTGCAGCTCTGGCCACCATtggatgaccttggttctggagtagagGCAACGTAGGTCGAATAGTTTCCCATTTGCCCTGTGGATTGGCTGCACTGTAGTGGGAAGGTTGTTGGTGGTGAGGAGCAGCATTGTACAGACAGCTGATGGTGCAGTCCTCTTCCCTCCAGGACTTGCTGTTGTTCCACTGGTCAGTGGGCTGTTGAGCTCACTGTGACACTGTATATTGCACGGTGATTTACAATGCTAGTTTGGTTTCAGTAGTATCTGTTACTTGTACAATTGCAGCCCAGAGTGAAAGTCATTAAAGGATCAGTGACATCATTTATCAGACTGAATTAGAAATAAACTGAGCCTGGTGTTTTCTGAATGTGAGAATCAGTAAACAGTAGGGATGGGCGCGTTGTGACAGTCTCAGCTGAGTCTTCATGTACTGTGCTTACAATAACTACCACCCAGGCTTATCTTTAATAGGCATCCCTTTAACAGAGAAAGACGTTCAAAAGAGGAGTTCAAATGGGTGCCAGGTGGCAGGAGAGAAACAAGATGGGTGGACAGGTGGGGAGATGTGTGGGCCAGAGAGCAGGGTTCTGGGAGTTGGGCCTCGCTGGTGGGCTTGGAGGAAGAGGGGTTGAGAAAGGACTTGatgctgtgattttatttttcacttctttcaatttacagtggcattaACAAACCTGGAGGATCCCAGCAACGCAAAGAGATCTTACGATCAAGCAGTGAGTTTAGACCAGTGAGTATCGGGGGAATGAGCTGATGATCCTGAAAGATTCAGTGGCACTTGATCACTGGAGAGCTCCTTTCTGAATGGCATCAAATGACCTCCTATGCTGTAAAGTTCTGTTGTGCCTTGGCACCTGCCCAGAATGGAATGCTACTACAGACAGGGTTACTGCAGTAATTGCTGGCCTTCCTGATGGTTATCTTTGCCAGAGGTTGTATTGTGTCTGTTTACCCCCATCTATTCCAAAAGTGCTTACATTGGTTTGTAATAACCTGCTGCAGGTTTAGATCAGGACAAAAGTCTTGACCGATGCAAGGAGACTATGTTGTGGTTTGCCATTCTGGGGCTGAGATGAAGTGACCACTTTTCCCTGAGATACCATAACTAATGTTCCACATGCACTGTTGCTGACACAGGAGAATGTGAGGCTGCTTTTGGCTTAATGAGGTAGCATCTTCTCCCTTGTCTCCTGGCTATTCTCCCATGATGAGCGTTGTCAGATTATTGAACCACATAGAGAGTCCGGGCTTTGACTgtgttttttctctcagatgttCTTTTCATGTTGAGTAGTTACGCCGACCTCAATGAAGCAGGATTATCTTTTTCTCAGAACGACAACCTTTGTCTCTCCTCCGCAGGTCAAACCCTCTGATAAATTTAAACTATTCCATATTATTGTATAACCAAGGGGACCGGAGGGGAGCCCTGCACCAGTATCAGGAAATGGAGAAGAAGGTTAACAGGCTAAAGGAGAGTAGCAGCTTGCTGGAGTTTGATCCAGAGGTATGTTAATATTATCTCATTCTTTGTAGAGCACATTATAAGTGCATTAAAATAGCTGATCGAATGATAGGTTGTCCAAAGAGTCTCCACATGctctctccacacacacaaacctcaTGCACTTGTTGCAGGCATTGAGGAGTTTTATACAAAACGATGCACAGAAATAACTTGTAGCCTTGATCAAGTCTTCAactatggagatacaagagactgcagatggtggaaccttaaggaacacacaaagcactggaggaactcagtcaggcagcatctatagcgggaaatggacagttgacgtttcaggtcgagacccttcgtttgatgcagcctgacctgctgagttcctccagcgatttgtTTATTGCTCAAGTCTTCAACTGTTTTGCCCTATGCTCCAGTGCTAAGTATCTAGGGAAGTCATTGGGAGCCAAGGAGGTTTAGGGACTGAAGCTGAGTAACTGATGCCTCTGTCTTGTGCTCACAGCTGGTAGACATGGCTCAGAAGATTGGAGCAGCGCTTCAGGTGGGGGAGAATCTTGTCTGGACTAAACCGAGTAAGGACACCAAGTCAAGACACCGTGCAGCACCATCTGGCAGCAAAGTCACTTCTACCCAACAACCCCTGGGCTCCAATCAAGCTTTGGGCCAGGCTATGTCATCAGCTGCGGGCTACAGCAAGACCATTCACCTCTCTGCTGGTAAGGAGCAGCTTAATTAACTCAACTCCCAGCTATTGTTTTCTATTAAAGAATAGCTATTTATTACTCTTTGTTCTGATAACCCAAGCTAGTAACAGGAGTTTCTCGAGTGTAGTTACCTGTATTTGCACATCAATGTGTAACGTAgaaatcaggagtaggccacccaggCCTTCGaaactgctgcaccattcaacagGTGACagttgatcatccaaattcagtccccTGTTGCTGCATTTATCCTTTATCCCATTAGCTTGTAGAACTTAACTTCTTGAgtgtatttaatgatttggctttggctgctttctgtggtagtgAATTCCCTCCTGGGTGCAGAAactcctcctcgtctcagttctacaCAGTTTACCCTTATCCTCAGATTGTGGGCCTGGCCCTGGATTGTCCCACCATCTGGAACATCCTTCCCGCACCTAGTCTGTCCAGTATCATTAGGAATTTATACATTTCTAcatgatcccctctcattcttctaaactctgaataTAAGCCTAATTGTAATTGTGTCTTTATACATCTATTCTGCTGCCCCAGGActcagtccagtgaaccttcagTGCGCTCCCTCCATAACAAGAACATACTTCCTCAGATAAGAGCAAAACTACAcacaaggtgtggtctcaccaaagcccttacAGTTGCAGCGAGACATGCCTGCTCCTGTAcggccaacatatcatttcccCTCTTAACCACCTGGTGCATCTGCACActtactttcagtgactggtgcacaaaGACACTGAGGTCTCACTGcacctctccctttcccagtctgttataataatctgccttccttttttttgccaccaaagtggaCAATCTCAATTATTTGCATTATACCACCTCTGTGTGCATTTGTCCTTCGACCTATCCAAGTCACActggagcttctctgcatcctactTACAGCTCGCCCTCCAACAGCTTTGTATTGTCTGAAActtcaccctccccaaagcctctacatccttcctatagtttggtgaccagaactgcacacaatactgcaaatgagtcctaaccaatgttttatacagctgcattgTGACTTCCCAACTATTATATTCACTGCCTTGACTgctgaaggcaagcgtgccatacacgtCCCTGtccacttgcattgccactttcagggagctatggacttgcacccaaaaaCCCTCTATACATAAATGCtcgtaagggtcctgccatttattgtctattttcctcttgcatttgacctcccaaagtgcaacacctcacacttctctggattgaactccatctgccaaatttccaactgatctatatcctgctgtatcctttgataaccttccttgcTATACACATCACCAATTTCTGTAACACCTACAAACTTACTGATGATACCACCTAAattttcatccaaaccattaacaTATTACAAACAACTTGTGGaacaccagtcacagacctccagtcagaagaaTGCCCCTTGTCCACCCTTTGACTTCTGtcatcaagccagttttggatccaatttaccaactcactatTTGATCCTATGTAACTTCATTTTCTGGACCATAagcaaccttgtcaaatgctttcctaAAGTCTCCAGTATATGTATAGGATGGTGGAGATAACGATGGGGATCTGGAAGTCTAGAGACTGAAGCCACTGTAGTTCTGAGCTGGGATCAGTTTTATCTCAGAATAGATTGTCCTTTCCCTGCAACTGCCTTGAATCAAATCTACAAGGTTTTGCTAATTTAACTGCAGTTCCAGCCTTTGAGATGATGGTGGGTTATGTGTGCTTGGCCATCAGTGATTAAAATACAGAGAATGCTGCTGAACCATCAACTTTACAATTCAGGAAGAGACATTTGACCAACGATATCTCTAGTTGTTTACTTGAGCCACACCAGACTAACCCCACTGCTACACCAGAAATACTTACCAATGTTCCAATGAGATCTGGCTGACCACTGCTATGGTGGGGAACTCTTTGTCCCAGTAGTGCCTGGTATAAAGCAGTATCTCTGAATTCCTGTCCGAGGACAGTGTTCACAGAACTGCTGGGCAACAGGATGCCATTTAACCATTGGAGTCTTCACAGCTCCTCGGCATCAATCCCACCAGTCTTATTTCCATAACCCTGCAAACGGTTTTCCCTTAAATGCCCTGATTCTGTTTCTACTGCCCCTACAAGAGGGATATTCCAGATCATAAATAATTtgtgaaagaatttttttctctaaacTTTACATCTGTGTCACcttgtccttgaaccatctgatAATTGGAACAGTTCCAAGTTtaccccatctaaaccagtcGTGAATATTGTATCGATTCATTTCCAGGACTCTCCAACCGGAGGAAGTAATATTTCCCTGTTCCTCATATCATATCCCTTCAAACTTAAAACCTCCCAATTTCTTACTCAGCTGTTCCTTCTCAATGAGAAGAGCACAGTATCTCAAGTCTTTTCCTGTAACAGGTTCCTGCAATCTCAGTGAATCTGTGCTGTCCGTTCTGGTTTTAATGTCCTGCTTATAATGTGACTGCCAAAACCACATGCAGTTCCCTTACTGTAGCCTCTTCAATCTTTTGGCCAGACTTGTAAATACAGTTAtagaatattaaattcaaaacagaTGTTGGTATTTTCATTCCAGCAGATTCCCTTTTGAAGAAATTACCCCTTGAACCCTTTATGATCTCTCTATTCAACCACATTTTTAAAGAGTTCTCTATTGAGCGCATATTCACTCCTGTTGCATATGATGTGTTTTGTTTGTTGTGCACTTTGTATCGGTCCAATTTACCCTTTGTTCCTGCCCTTTTGTAGATTAGTCACGTGTTTTACATAGAGTTTCAAACCTGTTTCTTTTCTTCATTCAGTGTTCCGTAAACCTGTGTTTGATTAACCTTCAGTAAACTGCCAGAACCTTCACAGTACATGGACCGTGAGCAGTGCTGGGTGCTCTCAACATCGACTAATTGCTGATtcttctttctgcagatggatGTCTGACTCGTATACAGAAACCTCCCTCATTACCCCTAGAACCAGAGTCAAGTGCAGAATCGGGTGCTGAGGATCTGAGCAGAAAGCAACACCCATGATAGCTTGTGTTAGCTTTCAATTACCACCACCTGATCCCCTGAATAGGTAATTAAAACCAGCACCATGCTAAATTCCTCCATCTCTTGGATGCAGCCAATACCTTGTGGGGAGAAAGTGCCCTCTGCTATTAGGGTAACATTACTGCAGTGTCACTATTATCCACAGTTTAAAACATTAGTTTAGGTTTTCTACCTTCTGTGTATAAAGTTCAAGTCACACAGCACTGGTCTCACCCAGAATCCCACTCCTCCCAAGGTCAGTCCCATCAACTTGTAAGGTCAGTGGGGGGAACCCACTCTGCATGGATCCAGGAGGGCATTCTGGAACCtggtggtagtgtagcggttagtgcgacgctattacagcaccagcgatcagggttcgattcccgtcgctgtctgtaaggagtttgtgcgttctcccgtgtctgcgtgggtttcctccaggtgctccggtttcctcccacattctaaagacgtacgggtaggttaatttgggggtttaaaatgggcgacgtggactcgttgggctggaagggcctgttaccatgctgtaaatttaaaaaaaagactgctcaAATGTTTGCTTTGGTCTGCTGGGGGAAGCAAGGGTTTCCTCCTCGCACCCCCAACCCTTGAGGTTCCCTCGGCATTGCAACAAGGAAGATCACTTGTTCCTAAAATAAAAGTCGGCAATCAATGGGTATTCAGACAGTTTGTCTGGACGTTCAGAGGTTGTGCAGCCTGCTAACTGCAATGGACCTGCCCTTGCTCCAGGAAAGTAGAACAACCCTGGAGCTTTAGAGCAAACTGGTCCTGAGTGATTCTTGGCCAGGATGGTGGGGTAATTCATTGTTTGTTTGGCCCTGGTGTGGCTGCTTGGGGAAGACATCAGACGCTTGGGGAAGACATCAGACACTTGGGCATAGCACTAAACCCCTGGTAGAGATCTGAAGTACAGAAAAGCTGGAGGGTCTGGGATGGCTGACGACTGGGTAACTCACTGGTAGCTGTAGTTTTTTGTCACATTTTTTATTAGAGGCTTTAAACGTTGAGGTAGACCATTCCCTTGTTTTCCATCCTATAACAACATCTCAATAAACTGAAGTACATTGATATAAAGGCTCCATTATACACAGATAAGACCTTCCATTGGCTCCACAGAGGTTGCTATTGTAGGCCAAAAGGGACAGCATTGCTTACGTGTCAGGAATCGATTGTATTTGTACAGCTTTAATTT
The Pristis pectinata isolate sPriPec2 chromosome 32, sPriPec2.1.pri, whole genome shotgun sequence DNA segment above includes these coding regions:
- the bbs4 gene encoding Bardet-Biedl syndrome 4 protein isoform X2 — translated: MCEYAVYVQALIFRLEGKIQESFELFQTCAILNPQNVDNLKQVARSLYLLGKHKAAIEVYSEAAKLNEKDWEISHNLGVCFMHLKSFEKAKFHLNCALQSSKHDLTFVVLGNLYLLEGNTEGAVEIYKKAVEFSPENAELLTTLGLLYLQLGVYQKAFEHLGNALTYNPNNYKAILAAGSMMQSHNDYDVALSKYRIAAHAIPESPPLWNNIGMCFFGKKKYVAAISCLKRANYLAPFDWKILYNLGLVHLTMQQYASAFHFLSAAINIHSKMGELYMLLAVALTNLEDPSNAKRSYDQAVSLDQSNPLINLNYSILLYNQGDRRGALHQYQEMEKKVNRLKESSSLLEFDPELVDMAQKIGAALQVGENLVWTKPSKDTKSRHRAAPSGSKVTSTQQPLGSNQALGQAMSSAAGYSKTIHLSADGCLTRIQKPPSLPLEPESSAESGAEDLSRKQHP